One region of Salvia miltiorrhiza cultivar Shanhuang (shh) chromosome 3, IMPLAD_Smil_shh, whole genome shotgun sequence genomic DNA includes:
- the LOC131018788 gene encoding uncharacterized protein LOC131018788, producing the protein MAEIPEPANDNTNKTLRDMMFLNNLNLRPSAIVLSEITGNWELKHTLIQILPKYSDMPGEDPQRHLQDFEMACGTVRTASQALAEYIRLLTFPFSLLEGAREWLYDLPEGSIRTWQELQSKFLEKYFPAARIQNLRTRISNIKMRSGEILYEYWGRFKQMLAQCPQHQIPDHDIIRYFVGGLRRQDMQWLHAACGGSFLNKSAAEAFKLIADMAEESRDEEETIVRTAPTPNPSAQDDKLDKLCNMFEKFMTNQETSNQGTPNIRKPMKTCQLCMENSHATDECPQLFKDEELNAIGQQPGGNNGGQHQKPFEPYRQQYNNLGWRQHENLRYGNNNFLGPNQGQTSNPPQYSQQPQHARRSSLSKLEHQMAQQQLKFQQETEKFIMETRGGMQNVNAQLSHLAQAVARLESKQGELPSQVEVKKVNAMILRGGKELPEVVGKKNQEKPEVSEKVGMGSADEEELAQERETKKKATGKDKEKLSQAEPIILFPGRMAKEQKKEELTELVKIFKKVEVNMPLLVALRSMPRCAKFLKELCTRKVKYTDHAKFQVGELVSAVLQRDMPIKCGDP; encoded by the coding sequence ATGGCAGAAATTCCGGAACCAGCAAATGACAACACCAACAAAACCCTCCGGGATATGATGTTTCTGAACAACCTAAACCTCCGGCCGTCAGCTATAGTACTATCGgagatcactggaaattgggagCTGAAGCATACACTGATTCAAATTTTGCCCAAGTATAGTGATATGCCCGGGGAGGACCCTCAAAGGCATCTCCAGGACTTTGAGATGGCATGTGGAACAGTGCGCACCGCAAGTCAAGCACTTGCCGAGTACATCCGACTCCTCACTTTTCCGTTCTCTCTATTAGAAggagcgagggagtggttgtaCGATTTACCCGAAGGAAGCATTCGGACCTGGCAGGAGTTGCAGAGCAAGTTCTTGGAGAAGTATTTTCCAGCCGCCCGAATCCAAAACTTGAGGACCCGGataagcaacatcaagatgagATCGGGAGAAATCCTCTACGAGTATTGGGGGAGGTTCAAACAAATGTTGGCCCAATGCCCGCAACATCAAATACCGGATCATGACATTATTCGGTATTTCGTGGGAGGACTTCGAAGGCAAGACATGCAATGGTTGCACGCCGCCTGTGGAGGATCGTTCCTAAACAAGTCTGCAGCGGAGGCTTTCAAACTCATAGCCGATATGGCCGAGGAATCAAGGGATGAGGAAGAAACAATAGTCAGAACTGCTCCGACACCAAACCCTTCTGCCCAAGACGATAAGTTGGATAAGCTATGCAACATGTTTGAGAAATTCATGACGAACCAAGAAACATCCAACCAAGGGACCCCCAACATCCGGAAACCTATGAAGACATGCCAACTTTGCATGGAAAATTCACATGCAACTGATGAATGCCCACAATTGTTCAAAGATGAAGAACTTAATGCCATTGGGCAACAACCAGGAGGAAATAATGGGGGTCAGCATCAGAAACCCTTCGAACCTTACAGGCAGCAATACAACAATCTAGGGTGGAGACAGCACGAAAACCTCAGGTACGGCAATAACAACTTTTTGGGACCAAACCAAGGGCAAACGAGCAATCCACCACAATATtcgcaacaacctcaacatgCAAGAAGGTCCTCCTTGTCAAAACTTGAGCACCAAATGGCGCAACAACAACTGAAATTCCAGCAAGAGACTGAAAAATTCATAATGGAGACAAGAGGAGGGATGCAGAATGTGAATGCCCAATTGTCACATCTTGCCCAAGCGGTAGCTCGACTTGAAAGCAAACAAGGGGAACTTCCGTCCCAAGTGGAGGTGAAGAAAGTAAATGCTATGATACTTAGAGGTGGCAAGGAATTACCCGAGGTTGTTGGAAAGAAAAATCAAGAGAAACCAGAGGTTAGTGAGAAAGTTGGAATGGGATCGGCAGATGAGGAAGAACTTGCCCAAGAAAGAGAAACCAAGAAGAAGGCAACAGGGAAAGACAAAGAGAAATTGAGCCAGGCTGAGCCCATAATCCTCTTCCCAGGCAGAATGGCCAAAGAACAGAAAAAGGAAGAACTAACCGAATTGGTGAAAATCTTCAAAAAGGTGGAAGTCAATATGCCTCTTCTGGTCGCACTACGCTCTATGCCCAGATGTGCGAAATTCCTCAAGGAACTCTGCACTCGGAAAGTCAAATATACTGATCATGCCAAGTTTCAGGTGGGCGAGTTAGTATCCGCAGTCTTACAAAGAGATATGCCCATAAAGTGTGGGGATCCATGA
- the LOC131016654 gene encoding transcription factor AS1-like — translation MKERQRWRGEEDALLRAYVKQYGPREWHLVSERMNQPLNRDAKSCLERWKNYLKPGIKKGSLTQEEQSLVIHLQAKHGNKWKKIAAEVPGRTAKRLGKWWEVFKDKQQREHKDNNKEALDPIHDSKYDHLLETFAEKLVNPITMPPTTNGGGAFLQHTDPSPAPSSLPPWLASSSASSPSVTLTLSPPPPSSIPWLQTSDNNGLLPPFGGIGALAGDSNVLVPDLIECCRELEEGHRAWSAHRKETAWRLKRVELQLEAEKASRKREKIEDIEAKVKALREEQKATIERIEAEYREQLAGLRREAEMKEQKLAEQWAAKHHRLTKFVEQIGCRSVASSDAPNAR, via the coding sequence ATGAAGGAAAGGCAGCGGTGGCGAGGTGAAGAGGATGCTCTGCTGCGTGCGTACGTGAAGCAATACGGGCCGAGAGAGTGGCACCTCGTCTCGGAGCGCATGAACCAGCCCCTCAACCGGGACGCGAAATCCTGTCTCGAGAGGTGGAAGAACTATCTCAAGCCGGGCATCAAGAAAGGCTCCCTCACCCAAGAGGAGCAGTCTCTCGTCATCCATCTTCAGGCGAAGCACGGCAACAAATGGAAGAAGATCGCGGCTGAGGTCCCCGGCCGCACTGCCAAGCGTTTAGGGAAGTGGTGGGAGGTCTTCAAGGACAAGCAGCAACGCGAGCACAAGGACAACAACAAGGAGGCCCTCGACCCCATACACGACTCCAAATACGACCACCTCTTGGAGACTTTTGCGGAGAAGCTCGTGAATCCCATCACAATGCCGCCAACTACCAATGGTGGTGGCGCATTCCTCCAACACACTGATCCGTCCCCTGCCCCCTCGTCGCTCCCTCCGTGGCTGGCTAGTTCCAGTGCTTCATCTCCATCAGTCACGCTAACCCTCTCACCCCCGCCACCATCATCAATCCCGTGGCTGCAGACGTCTGATAACAACGGGCTACTCCCCCCCTTCGGGGGGATTGGTGCCCTAGCCGGAGACAGCAACGTGCTCGTTCCCGACCTCATTGAATGCTGTCGTGAGCTTGAGGAAGGCCACAGGGCCTGGTCTGCACACAGAAAAGAGACTGCTTGGAGGCTCAAGAGGGTGGAGCTGCAGCTCGAAGCGGAGAAGGCTAGTCGGAAGAGGGAGAAGATCGAAGACATCGAAGCTAAAGTGAAGGCGCTAAGAGAAGAACAAAAGGCTACAATAGAGCGCATTGAGGCCGAGTACAGAGAACAGCTAGCGGGTTTGAGACGGGAGGCGGAGATGAAGGAGCAGAAACTGGCTGAGCAGTGGGCTGCCAAGCACCACCGCCTCACCAAGTTCGTCGAGCAAATCGGCTGCCGCTCTGTTGCTTCCTCCGACGCCCCCAACGCAAGATGA